DNA sequence from the Acomys russatus unplaced genomic scaffold, mAcoRus1.1, whole genome shotgun sequence genome:
GTAAGTGAGAGATAAGGAAGACCAAATCAAAGCCACTGAGCAGAAAATCTGGATAAGTCATCCAGGGTCTACATAAAGCACCTCGCTTGTCTCTGGACCTTTTCAGCAGGCGAAACTCTGACACTGCCCTCCCACAGACCCTGTCTGCAGAGAGAGATTAGAATCAGGAAGTAAAAAAGATTTCCTTTCTCCTGACAGCAAACTTCTCTTCCCTACAGCAAGCTGTCACATAACCTAacagcctctggaactggaggagACACACAGGACCCCAGCCACACTCCTTTCAGTGGGCCCTGAAGGAGTCTTGCCAAGTCCCAAATCTTAAATAAATTAACCCTAAATGTTCGCACAGAGTACAGCTATCCTCACAACATGTTTCTAGAAGCCTGACTCGCATACATTCATGACACCCCCTTCTCCCCCAGGGAGCAGGAGTTTTGGCTACAGGTAGGGCGGAGTCCATGCACTGgaaatgcccctccccccttcacaTACTCACTCTAGCTCATCTCTTATGACACCTCCTTAGGTCTCTGGGCACCCCAACTCTTACCCTAAGAGGCACAGccattcccctccctttcctgcccCGTGTAGTAGCAGCACTGTTTGAGCTTTTGAtccacttccttcctgcctgtcccATGAGTCGGTGGCCTTCAGCAGGCAGATGTCGGTGCCTCTGGCGCCAGGTGTGTCTTCTGGAGACAGATGATGATGGTGttggtgaatgaatgaaaaagaaactctTTGTCACAGTGTTAAAGGCGGCGTTCTCAGAGCAGTGAAGGTGGCTGACGTGCAAGCATGGCGTCCTGAGCTTCATCTCCAGGACAGACATAAAGGTGGAACAAGAGAATCAACTCCACCCAATCAGTTGAATGTGtcatgtatgtttacatgtgtgcatgcacttgtgtgtgtgagggtttcctgtgtagccttgactgtcctggagctcactgtgtagattaggctgacctcaaactcagagagtttgccccagcctcccaagtgctgggggtaaaggtgtgccagcactgcctggctgaaatgaaataattttacggtcggggtcaccacaacatgagggactgtattaaagggtcgcagtgttaggatgctgagaactgctgctctggggCTCACAGATCCCAGGAGATGTCTGAAACGCACAAACACTAACACTAGcggtctgtttattttttttatcggATCCTCTTAAGTTTAACATCGGCACCGTGAAAGGCTTCTTTCTGTGTAAAACCACAGAGAAGCCCATCTGCAtgcttcggggggggggggggggcgggccgGCCAGGCTGCCACTCACTGTTGTCTGTTTTTTACACCAGCTTTAGCTCTGCAGAGATGAAGCGCCCCCTccaccctcttcttctctctctcatcatgTCTATGTGTGCTGGGAGCAAAGGCCATGCTGAGCATCTGACCAGGGACAACTTGACCATGTCCCTCTTGCCTGCTAACTTCCACAAAGAGAACACAGTCACCAATGACTGGATCCCagagggggaagaggatgaggactATCTGGACCTGGAGAAACTACTCAGTGAAGATGATGACTACATTTATGTCGTTGATGCAGTTTCCCCGACAGACTCAGAATCAAGCGCTGAGAGCATCCTGCAGCTCTTCCAAGGCAAGAGCCGAATCCAGCGTCTCAATATCCTCAACGCAAAGTTTGCCTTCAACCTTTACCGAGCGCTGAAGGACCAGGCTACTGCCTCTGATAACGTCATCATAGCACCTGCTGGCATTTCTATTGCCATGGCGATGATTTCCCTAGGTTTGAGGGGACAGACCCATGAGGAAGTCCACTCAGTTCTACACTTTAAAGACTTCGTCAATGCTAGCAGCAAGTATGAGATCACCACCA
Encoded proteins:
- the LOC127186202 gene encoding heparin cofactor 2-like, with product MKRPLHPLLLSLIMSMCAGSKGHAEHLTRDNLTMSLLPANFHKENTVTNDWIPEGEEDEDYLDLEKLLSEDDDYIYVVDAVSPTDSESSAESILQLFQGKSRIQRLNILNAKFAFNLYRALKDQATASDNVIIAPAGISIAMAMISLGLRGQTHEEVHSVLHFKDFVNASSKYEITTIHNLFRKLTHRLFRRNFGYTLQAVNELYIQKQFPIREGFRAAMREFYFAEAREADFSDPAFTAKADRHILRLTKGLIREALQNIDPATQMMILNCIYFKGKKPLYDSQRKLTSQPPGIQRVNAKSCTIAVS